One Ictalurus furcatus strain D&B chromosome 25, Billie_1.0, whole genome shotgun sequence DNA window includes the following coding sequences:
- the kifap3a gene encoding kinesin-associated protein 3a isoform X2: MQADNVRYLKRKVKGGSLDVHPTEKALIVQYEVEATIMGEMGGPMLGERKACQKTVRLKSLNASTDIGSLARKVVEECKLISPSKLPEVERLLFYLQNRNSAPEKKEKKQIKPRDPAPFEGMELDEEANINSIDDYVELLYEDFPEKIRGATLILQLARNPDNLEELLQNETALGALARVLREDWKQSIDLSTTIIYIFFCFSSFIQFHALITHYKIGVLCMGIMEHELKRYDLWQEELQKKKRADILSAWLVRVLDRVEREEDPENQNLKKEYEKALKKYHGLLTKQEQLLRVALYLLLNLSEDTRIELKMRNKNIVHLLVKTLDRESEELLVLVVSFLKKLSIFLENKNDMAETDTVEKLAKLVPCDHEDLLNVTLRLLLNLSFDTGLRSKMVQVGLLPKLTALLGDEAQKHLAMRILYHISMDDRFKSMFAYTDCIPQVMKMLFDCGEEGADPELISFSINLAANKRNAQLICEGNGLKMLMKRAFKLKDPLMMKMIRNISQHDGPSKNLFIDYVGDLAAQIGQNEDEEFMIECLGTLANLTIPDLDWELVLKEYNLVPFLKDHLKPGSAEDDLVLEVVIMIGTVSMDDSCAAMLAKSGIIPALIELLNAQQEDDEFVCQIVYVFYQMVFHQATRDVIIKETQAPAYLIDLMHDKNAEICNVCDNTLDIIAEYDEEWGRKIQSEKFRWHNSQWLEMVENRQMDEVEPFLYGDEGEPFLQGADILERPDLFYSAVDGLISADAAITPDFFTDFQNGDYVASQGFPGSRAHLKSAVSVHRPHPLASLPAPPLPPTAIAVVWRGRKYTTRSHNTLQISPPCSVSCCHDSFAKHKPMI; this comes from the exons ATGCAAGCAGACAACgtaagatatttaaaaag GAAAGTCAAGGGAGGTAGTCTGGATGTCCATCCTACAGAGAAAGCCCTTATTGTCCAGTATGAAGTGGAAGCGACTATAATGGGCGAAATGGGAGGCCCGATGCTTGGAGAACGCAAGGCGTGTCAGAAAAC TGTTCGTCTGAAAAGCCTTAATGCCAGCACGGATATTGGGTCATTAGCGCGGAAAGTGGTGGAGGAATGCAAGCTCATTTCACCATCCAAGCTCCCAGAAGTGGAGCGACTGCTCTTCTACCTACAGAACCGCAATTCAGCTCCAG agaaaaaagagaagaagcagATAAAGCCAAGAGATCCTGCTCCGTTTGAAGGCATGGAG CTGGACGAGGAGGCCAACATTAACAGCATCGATGACTACGTGGAGCTGCTGTACGAGGACTTTCCAGAGAAAATCAGAGGAGCCACGCTTATTCTGCAGCTGGCCCGTAATCCTGACAACCTGGAGGAGCTGCTTCAGAACG AAACAGCTTTGGGAGCCCTGGCACGAGTACTGAGGGAGGACTGGAAGCAGAGCATAGACTTGTCAACTACCATCATCTACATCTTCTTTTGTTTCTCCAG TTTCATCCAGTTCCATGCGCTCATCACTCACTATAAGATTGGCGTTCTGTGCATGGGCATCATGGAGCATGAGCTGAAGAGGTACGACCTGTGGCAGGAGGAGCTGCAGAAGAAGAAGCGAGCTGATATCCTTTCTGCGTGGTTGGTCAGAG TCCTTGACAGGGTTGAACGGGAGGAAGACCCAGAGAACCAAAATCTGAAGAAAGAGTATGAGAAAGCGCTGAAGAAGTACCACGGCTTGCTGACCAAGCAGGAACAGCTGCTGAGAG TGGCTCTGTATCTACTGCTGAACCTGTCTGAGGACACGCGCATAGAGCTGAAGATGAGGAACAAAAATATAGTGCACTTGCTGGTGAAAACCCTGGACCGGGAAAGTGAGGAGCTCCTGGTGCTCGTCGTGTCCTTTCTGAAGAAGCTCAGCATCTTCCTGGAGAACAAGAACGATATG GCTGAAACGGACACTGTGGAGAAGTTGGCTAAGCTGGTCCCTTGTGATCATGAGGATCTGCTGAATGTCACTCTGCGTCTCCTCCTCAACCTCTCCTTCGATACAGGCCTCCGCAGCAAGATGGTGCAGGTGGGCCTGCTGCCCAAGCTCACCGCGCTGCTAG GAGATGAAGCACAGAAGCATTTAGCCATGCGCATACTGTACCATATTAGCATGGATGACCGCTTCAAGTCCATGTTCGCCTACACAGACTGTATTCCACAG GTGATGAAGATGTTGTTTGATTGCGGTGAGGAAGGCGCAGACCCAGAGCTCATCTCCTTCAGCATCAATCTGGCAGCCAACAAGAGAAATGCACAGCTCATTTGTGAAG GTAATGGACTGAAGATGCTGATGAAGAGAGCGTTCAAGCTGAAGGATCCActgatgatgaaaatgatccgGAACATCTCCCAACACGACGGACCTTCCAAGAATTTATTCATT GATTATGTCGGAGACCTTGCCGCTCAGATTGGTCAGAACGAGGACGAGGAGTTCATGATCGAGTGTTTGGGGACACTCGCTAACCTCACCATCCCTGACCTGGACTGGGAGCTGGTGCTTAAAGAATACAACCTAGTACCCTTCCTTAAAGACCACCTCAAACCTG GTTCTGCAGAAGACGACCTTGTACTGGAGGTGGTGATAATGATCGGCACGGTCTCTATGGATGACTCCTGCGCCGCCATGTTAGCCAAGTCAGGCATCATCCCTGCTCTTATAGAGCTACTCAATG CTCAACAGGAGGATGATGAGTTTGTTTGTCAAATCGTATACGTCTTCTACCAGATGGTGTTTCACCAGGCCACTCGAGACGTCATTATAAAGGAGACCC AAGCTCCAGCTTACCTCATCGACCTGATGCATGACAAGAACGCTGAAATCTGCAACGTGTGTGACAACACACTGGATATTATAGCC GAATATGATGAAGAATGGGGGAGGAAGATCCAGAGCGAGAAGTTCCGCTGGCACAACTCTCAGTGGCTGGAGATGGTTGAGAATCGGCAGATGGATGAAGTGGAACCCTTCTTGTACGGCGATGAAGGAGAGCCCTTTTTACAGGGAGCGGACATTCTGGAGCGGCCCGACCTCTTCTACAGTGCAG TAGATGGATTAATCTCTGCAGATGCTGCCATCACTCCAGACTTCTTTACAGACTTTCAAAATGGAGACTATGTTGCATCACAGGGTTTCCCTGGCAG CAGAGCACATCTCAAAAGCGCTGTGTCAGTTCATCGCCCCCACCCTCTTGCTTCCCTGCCTGCACCACCACTCCCTCCAACAGCAATAGCTGTAGTGTGGAGGGGGAGAAAATACACAACTCGCTCTCATAACACTCTACAGATCAGCCCCCCATGCTCTGTTTCCTGCTGTCATGACAGCTTTGCAAAGCACAAACCGATGATTTGA
- the kifap3a gene encoding kinesin-associated protein 3a isoform X6, giving the protein MQADNVRYLKRKVKGGSLDVHPTEKALIVQYEVEATIMGEMGGPMLGERKACQKTVRLKSLNASTDIGSLARKVVEECKLISPSKLPEVERLLFYLQNRNSAPEKKEKKQIKPRDPAPFEGMELDEEANINSIDDYVELLYEDFPEKIRGATLILQLARNPDNLEELLQNETALGALARVLREDWKQSIDLSTTIIYIFFCFSSFIQFHALITHYKIGVLCMGIMEHELKRYDLWQEELQKKKRADILSAWLVRVLDRVEREEDPENQNLKKEYEKALKKYHGLLTKQEQLLRVALYLLLNLSEDTRIELKMRNKNIVHLLVKTLDRESEELLVLVVSFLKKLSIFLENKNDMAETDTVEKLAKLVPCDHEDLLNVTLRLLLNLSFDTGLRSKMVQVGLLPKLTALLGDEAQKHLAMRILYHISMDDRFKSMFAYTDCIPQVMKMLFDCGEEGADPELISFSINLAANKRNAQLICEGNGLKMLMKRAFKLKDPLMMKMIRNISQHDGPSKNLFIDYVGDLAAQIGQNEDEEFMIECLGTLANLTIPDLDWELVLKEYNLVPFLKDHLKPGSAEDDLVLEVVIMIGTVSMDDSCAAMLAKSGIIPALIELLNAQQEDDEFVCQIVYVFYQMVFHQATRDVIIKETQAPAYLIDLMHDKNAEICNVCDNTLDIIAVSFGGQGKCSIQLIRQSY; this is encoded by the exons ATGCAAGCAGACAACgtaagatatttaaaaag GAAAGTCAAGGGAGGTAGTCTGGATGTCCATCCTACAGAGAAAGCCCTTATTGTCCAGTATGAAGTGGAAGCGACTATAATGGGCGAAATGGGAGGCCCGATGCTTGGAGAACGCAAGGCGTGTCAGAAAAC TGTTCGTCTGAAAAGCCTTAATGCCAGCACGGATATTGGGTCATTAGCGCGGAAAGTGGTGGAGGAATGCAAGCTCATTTCACCATCCAAGCTCCCAGAAGTGGAGCGACTGCTCTTCTACCTACAGAACCGCAATTCAGCTCCAG agaaaaaagagaagaagcagATAAAGCCAAGAGATCCTGCTCCGTTTGAAGGCATGGAG CTGGACGAGGAGGCCAACATTAACAGCATCGATGACTACGTGGAGCTGCTGTACGAGGACTTTCCAGAGAAAATCAGAGGAGCCACGCTTATTCTGCAGCTGGCCCGTAATCCTGACAACCTGGAGGAGCTGCTTCAGAACG AAACAGCTTTGGGAGCCCTGGCACGAGTACTGAGGGAGGACTGGAAGCAGAGCATAGACTTGTCAACTACCATCATCTACATCTTCTTTTGTTTCTCCAG TTTCATCCAGTTCCATGCGCTCATCACTCACTATAAGATTGGCGTTCTGTGCATGGGCATCATGGAGCATGAGCTGAAGAGGTACGACCTGTGGCAGGAGGAGCTGCAGAAGAAGAAGCGAGCTGATATCCTTTCTGCGTGGTTGGTCAGAG TCCTTGACAGGGTTGAACGGGAGGAAGACCCAGAGAACCAAAATCTGAAGAAAGAGTATGAGAAAGCGCTGAAGAAGTACCACGGCTTGCTGACCAAGCAGGAACAGCTGCTGAGAG TGGCTCTGTATCTACTGCTGAACCTGTCTGAGGACACGCGCATAGAGCTGAAGATGAGGAACAAAAATATAGTGCACTTGCTGGTGAAAACCCTGGACCGGGAAAGTGAGGAGCTCCTGGTGCTCGTCGTGTCCTTTCTGAAGAAGCTCAGCATCTTCCTGGAGAACAAGAACGATATG GCTGAAACGGACACTGTGGAGAAGTTGGCTAAGCTGGTCCCTTGTGATCATGAGGATCTGCTGAATGTCACTCTGCGTCTCCTCCTCAACCTCTCCTTCGATACAGGCCTCCGCAGCAAGATGGTGCAGGTGGGCCTGCTGCCCAAGCTCACCGCGCTGCTAG GAGATGAAGCACAGAAGCATTTAGCCATGCGCATACTGTACCATATTAGCATGGATGACCGCTTCAAGTCCATGTTCGCCTACACAGACTGTATTCCACAG GTGATGAAGATGTTGTTTGATTGCGGTGAGGAAGGCGCAGACCCAGAGCTCATCTCCTTCAGCATCAATCTGGCAGCCAACAAGAGAAATGCACAGCTCATTTGTGAAG GTAATGGACTGAAGATGCTGATGAAGAGAGCGTTCAAGCTGAAGGATCCActgatgatgaaaatgatccgGAACATCTCCCAACACGACGGACCTTCCAAGAATTTATTCATT GATTATGTCGGAGACCTTGCCGCTCAGATTGGTCAGAACGAGGACGAGGAGTTCATGATCGAGTGTTTGGGGACACTCGCTAACCTCACCATCCCTGACCTGGACTGGGAGCTGGTGCTTAAAGAATACAACCTAGTACCCTTCCTTAAAGACCACCTCAAACCTG GTTCTGCAGAAGACGACCTTGTACTGGAGGTGGTGATAATGATCGGCACGGTCTCTATGGATGACTCCTGCGCCGCCATGTTAGCCAAGTCAGGCATCATCCCTGCTCTTATAGAGCTACTCAATG CTCAACAGGAGGATGATGAGTTTGTTTGTCAAATCGTATACGTCTTCTACCAGATGGTGTTTCACCAGGCCACTCGAGACGTCATTATAAAGGAGACCC AAGCTCCAGCTTACCTCATCGACCTGATGCATGACAAGAACGCTGAAATCTGCAACGTGTGTGACAACACACTGGATATTATAGCC GTTTCTTTTGGAGGCCAGGGGAAGTGTTCTATACAACTGATCAGGCAGAGCTATTAA